The following DNA comes from Clostridia bacterium.
CCATCGGTTTGGAAAACCCGGGGGTAGAGGTAGTTTTAAAAGAATATTTACCCCCTTTGGCAGAATATAATACTCCTTTAATAGTGAATATTGCTGGTCAAACTATTAGGGAATATGTGCAATTAGCGGAAAAATTAAGTACTTCTCCAATAGTAAAAGCATTAGAAGTAAATATTTCTTGTCCTAATGTGCAGGCAGGCGGCATGGTTTTTGGTAGTGATCCAGAAATGGTTTTTCAAGTAATTAAACAGGTCAAAGAAAATACTGATTTACCGATAATTGCTAAACTCACTCCTAATGTTACCGATATAGTCACCACTGCTTTAGCTGCCGAAGCAGCCGGGGCTGATGCACTTTCTTTAATCAATACTCTTTTGGGTATGAGTATTGATTTAGATAAAAAAAGACCGGTTTTAGCTAATCAGGTTGGTGGTTTATCTGGTCCAGCGAT
Coding sequences within:
- a CDS encoding dihydroorotate dehydrogenase; the protein is MTVDLSVEIAGIKMKNPLMTASGTFGYGRDYADFFSPAILGALVINGVTLKPCPGNPAPRLVETPAGLLNSIGLENPGVEVVLKEYLPPLAEYNTPLIVNIAGQTIREYVQLAEKLSTSPIVKALEVNISCPNVQAGGMVFGSDPEMVFQVIKQVKENTDLPIIAKLTPNVTDIVTTALAAEAAGADALSLINTLLGMSIDLDKKRPVLANQVGGLSGPAIKPIGVRMVWQVAPKVKIPLIGMGGIINFQDALEYIMAGATAV